In the genome of Pieris napi chromosome 16, ilPieNapi1.2, whole genome shotgun sequence, one region contains:
- the LOC125057588 gene encoding protein CC2D2B-like, translating into MGDKIELHSYRIRGNISDSEEYHEINESAVYSENLMQTVPQSPKTQTFFFTKQIKKNKRKRVNKERTDQSSNILKIVTKKIDSESSPIVKNVINVIKPNSEPSYLQSECRLDKILQYKPHIFDVEHGDRQRSLKLHPNFPNGEKTSETRDTYIFTNYVEPRFFKDFFSGRSITNLNVTQKFLDISINGLNFTYHHSYSLEKILSIKLEEYYMDYLEIEKHIIHILRGIDVNRQTRENLKAKFTAISTKKNDSIRFDATILKYTAAFLDFKEKYYYKLNEKRKLLCNILSLWSDIKSTRHKLGVINTPIILEVEKLYVSVDTLAEHWKEVFQKEYTDFLIELEYDYVNKYLEYKQFKSDENYDKNKLVKPKLQIDPERIKHDVEKRVGFLVSPEDVSVRLKFDETIQKVKPNTEIQSEEKYIYLKVFIDDVFVCESERLEVKDISAINYNDSFTLQILDNNKTLTFILCEGSKDISALTMELDEIRRKYLNSVLINKHFVCYNKIKPTSLFIGNGYTIKDIAAINDVMLKSNNLFQGKLLTSCEIKLSFSWNDTFNANEKPNISLKYCLDVKKQIQRILHGLDKPNLSTLLDILNYVYEFEIDDENIINSLKDMCKYKTKQVKFDFINNENRTRFKLLKLRNHGRLVNVIDKIIPLFDSQITTERLSTMESEDKEFNVEYFESQRANMDPIDLERYVGIKFIEKLNKQILTDLNDRLLRKTHKDVVNDYQDLSLRSIFSIKSNTSLATSSVAKQSRESELAKEQEIYITVLRAFNLLDRSDTEQEEIDESIAGYKFRPLRPFVRLNYNNESVQTCTAVGNNPTWNYTAKIKTKLEPLSSIYINVYDEHTVNISQELDQSFRFRRYNKWLGTLAIPISTVLNLGSLRGTFKITTAPIIFGYESAPKASTSVIPEIIRLMKKDTAFLTLRITTSLCNLGGLRFYNQPCDNDGHILRHLNNFVTEYLNEFPARNLSLTFIDSTGRHKCVTEFLQPLPLPEINLSDTKSMGPSSRSSPKTNINAFELTDISQMVNLAIRYVSLIPTYEVIQTHVVTLRGIVS; encoded by the exons atgggTGACAAAATTGAATTACATTCATATCGCATACGCGGAAATATAAGTGACTCTGAAGAATATCATGAAATTAACGAGAGTGCAGTTTATTCCGAAAATCTTATGCAAACAGTCCCACAAAGTCCAAAaacacaaacatttttttttacaaagcaaataaagaaaaataaaaggaaGAGAGTGAACAAAGAGAGAACAGATCAATCGAGTAACATACTGAAAAtcgtaactaaaaaaatagatagcGAATCCTCGCCAATAGTTAAGAacgttattaatgtaataaaaccaAACAGTGAACCAAGTTATTTACAAAGCGAATGTAGActagataaaatattacaatataaaccACACATCTTTGACGTAGAGCACGG CGATCGCCAGAGAAGCCTTAAACTGCATCCAAATTTTCCAAATGGCGAAAAAACCTCAGAGACGAGGGACACTTATATATTTACCAATTATGTTGAGCCCCgcttttttaaagattttttttctggGAGGTcaataactaatttaaatgtaacgcAAAAGTTTTTGGATATTTCAATCAATGGACTTAATTTTACATATCACCATAGTTATTCATTAGAGAAAAtactatctataaaattagaagagTACTATATGGACTATCTTGAGAttgaaaaacatataatacatatattaagagGGATAGATGTAAATAGGCAGACACGAGAAAATCTTAAAGCGAAGTTCACTGCAATTAGTACTAAGAAAAATGATAGTATACGGTTTGATGCaactattctaaaatatacaGCAGCTTTTCtagattttaaagaaaaatattattataaattgaacgAAAAGAGAAAGTtgctttgtaatattttatcactGTGGTCAGATATAAAAAGTACAAGGCATAAGTTGGGCGTCATTAACACTCCTATTATATTAGAGGTAGAAAAACTTTACGTAAGCGTAGACACTCTCGCCGAACACTGGAAGGAAGTATTTCAGAAGGAATATACAGATTTTCTTATTGAATTAGAATATGATTacgtaaacaaatatttagagtacaaacaatttaaaagtGATGAGAattatgacaaaaacaaaCTTGTTAAACCAAAACTTCAAATTGATCCAGAGCGAATAAAACATGATGTCGAAAAACGTGTCGGTTTCTTAGTAAGCCCCGAAGATGTGTCTGTTAGACTTAAATTTGATGaaacaatacaaaaagtaAAGCCAAACACAGAAATTCAGAgcgaagaaaaatatatttacttgaaAGTATTCATTGATGATGTGTTTGTATGTGAATCTGAACGTTTGGAAGTGAAAGATATTTCCGCAATCAATTATAATGATTCTTTTACATTGCAAATATTagacaataataaaacactCACTTTTATTCTATGTGAAGGAAGTAAAGATATTTCAGCTCTTACAATGGAGTTGGACGAAATTCgcagaaaatatttgaattcaGTACTTATCAATAAACATTTTGTGTGTTACAACAAAATTAAGCCCACGTCATTATTCATCGGTAATGGATATACGATAAAAGACATTGCAGCCATTAATGATGTGATGCTAAAGAgtaacaatttatttcaagGGAAATTATTAACATCATGTGAAATCAAACTGAGTTTTTCCTGGAATGACACCTTCAATGCAAATGAAAAAccaaatatttcattaaaatattgtttagatGTCAAAAAACAGATTCAAAGAATTCTTCATGGCCTAGATAAACCAAATTTAAGCACCTTAttggatattttaaattatgtttatgaaTTTGAAATCGATgacgaaaatattattaatagtttaaaagatatgtgtaaatataaaaccaaACAAGTCaagtttgattttattaataacgaaAATCGCACTCGTTTTAAGTTATTGAAATTGAGAAATCATGGACGTTTAGTTAATGTTATtgacaaaattattccctTATTTGATTCTCAAATAACGACAGAACGATTAAGCACAATGGAAAGTGAAGATAAAGAATTCAACGTTGAATATTTTGAAAGTCAACGTGCTAATATGGATCCAATAGATTTAGAAAGATACGTGGGCATAAAAttcatagaaaaattaaataaacaaatcttGACAGATTTGAACGATAGGCTTCTGAGGAAGACTCATAAAGACGTTGTCAATGATTATCAAGATCTTAGTTTGAG GagtatattttcaattaaatcaaataCGTCGTTGGCAACATCATCTGTAGCTAAACAATCACGTGAATCAGAACTAGCTAAGGAGCaagaaatatacataacaGTTTTGCgggcttttaatttattagatcGTTCCGACACGGAACAAGAAGAAATCGACGAGAGCATAGCTg GTTACAAATTCCGCCCCCTAAGACCGTTTGTGAGATTAAATTACAACAACGAATCAGTACAAACGTGCACAGCAGTTGGAAATAATCCCACTTGGAATTATActgcaaaaattaaaactaa GCTCGAGCCACTCTCCTCGATATACATAAACGTATACGATGAACATACGGTTAATATTAGCCAAGAGCTAGATCAATCATTTCGTTTCAGGCGTTACAATAAATGGCTGGGCACCCTTGCCATCCCGATTAGCACAGTTTTAAATTTAGGTTCG CTCCGTGGAACATTCAAAATTACAACAGCACCCATTATTTTTGGCTACGAAAGCGCTCCGAAGGCATCCACATCAGTAATACCAGAAATAATTCGACTTATGAAGAAAGACACTGCTTTCCTCACTCTTCGGATTACAACAAGTCTTTGCAATTTGGGCGGGCTTCGATTTTATAACCAGCCTTGCGATAACGATGGCCACATTTTGCggcatttaaataatttcgtaaCAGAATATCTCAATGAATTTCCAGCAAGAAATCTGTCTCTCACTTTTATAGACAGTACTGGGAGACATAAATGTGTAACTGAGTTCCTTCAGCCTCTGCCCCTTCCAGAGATTAATTTAAGCGATACAAAATCAATGGGACCTTCTTCAAGGAGTTCTCCGAAGACTAACATAAATGCTTTCGAACTAACCGATATCTCGCAAATGGTGAATTTAGCTATTCGCTACGTATCGTTAATACCTACCTATGAAGTTATTCAAACTCATGTTGTTACTCTACGTGGGATCGTAAGTTAA
- the LOC125057590 gene encoding coiled-coil and C2 domain-containing protein 2A-like yields MLLFFQELLKVLYGSPLDHTLILASYLIALGIKCYVAIAYGLPRGLSSYVLVKNNGRRIVMASDIEKTGFFNKEEYDVSVFDAVNGEKHDIRDVGCPLKTVNFVFDHENIWVNIQSYQDCENLSFDFTKTSNWQTVFDKTIFVLKQTALTSYAYNPPSDVADLRNNLETKIKEKIQKWRWNVKTVWNRYLSNILRESLTQWEYWSFNTNAVKPASSDTLRQLMASYKIFGFPINIPYVNTKSVISRVKSTMLHVNDDPNAEFGLAVEVYAYPNNVLSVWIFLASMSRI; encoded by the exons ATGCTACTTTTTTTTCAGGAACTATTGAAGGTTCTTTATGGATCGCCGCTGGACCATACCTTAATTTTAGCGAGCTACTTAATTGCGTTAGGTATCAAATGCTATGTGGCCATAGCTTACGGGCTGCCTAGAGGTCTCAGTAGTTATGTTttggttaaaaataatggtCGTAGGATTGTAATGGCCTCCGATATAGAAAAAACtgggttttttaataaagaagaaTATGATGTATCCGTTTTCGACGCAGTTAATGGTGAAAAACACGATATAAGGGATGTCGGTTGTCCTCTGAAGAccgttaattttgtatttgatCATGAAAAT atttgggTGAACATACAATCATATCAAGATTGTGAGAATTTATCGTTCGATTTTACGAAAACTTCTAACTGGCAAACG GTTTttgataaaactatatttgtattaaaacaaacggCTCTCACGTCTTACGCGTACAACCCACCGTCTGATGTAGCAGACTTGAGAAATAATTtggaaactaaaattaaagaaaaaatacagaaatggaGATGGAATGTCAAAACTGTGTGGAACAG GTATTTAAGCAACATTCTGCGAGAATCTTTAACACAGTGGGAATATTGgagttttaatacaaatgcCGTAAAACCAGCATCCAGTGACACTTTGAGGCAATTAATGGCTTCGTATAAG ATTTTTGGATTCCCGATAAATATACCCTACGTCAACACAAAATCGGTGATATCAAGGGTAAAATCTACAATGTTACACGTGAACGACGACCCTAACGCCGAATTCGGGTTGGCCGTAGAAGTGTACGCCTATCctaataatgttttaagtGTGTGGATATTTCTTGCCAGCATGTCTagaatataa